A single genomic interval of Lathyrus oleraceus cultivar Zhongwan6 chromosome 7, CAAS_Psat_ZW6_1.0, whole genome shotgun sequence harbors:
- the LOC127104547 gene encoding uncharacterized protein LOC127104547, which yields MMFHRRKKEPDTLPLSNSPQQSHTPNSPMPSSFFRFRTSTLTASFTSFILLLSLLLNFYFLVILWAPYSTDLTPSAVVSRLSPTTRRHVLFSVASSSLSWQHRQSYVHLWYSAKSTRALAFLDTPPGNSSPLSPPVVISGDASGFPYTLQGGLRSAIRVARVVKEAVDRNETDVRWFVFGDDDTVFFVENVVKTLSKYDHDRWFYIGSNSESYDQNTMYSFEMAFGGGGFAISHSLAKVLARVLDSCLRRYGFLYGSDARIYSCVAELGVTLTHEPGFHQLDMRGNLFGVLAAHPLSPLCSLHHLDAAEPIFPNMNRTQALGHLIAATNVDPARILQQTVCYDRSISLTFSVSWGFAIQVYQGNVLLPDLLAVKKTFAPWRKIHYNFMLDTKDYPRDPCKRPSIFFLKSVASDKRGVWSNYTRHVEKKCPKLNPNLPDKIIVYSRKLDRSIEEMKAPRRQCCNVLPSLNETISIRIRQCGNNELISMES from the exons ATGATGTTCCACCGAAGAAAAAAAGAACCAGACACATTACCTCTTTCAAACTCACCACAACAATCACACACACCAAATTCACCGATGCCTTCAAGTTTCTTTAGATTCAGAACTTCAACACTAACCGCTTCATTTACTTCTTTCATATTACTTCTTTCATTACTTCTTAATTTTTACTTCCTTGTAATTCTGTGGGCCCCATACTCCACCGATTTAACACCTTCCGCCGTTGTATCTCGTCTTTCACCAACCACGCGCCGCCATGTTCTCTTCTCCGTCGCTTCGTCTTCTCTCTCATGGCAACACCGTCAGTCTTACGTTCATCTCTGGTATTCGGCTAAATCCACCCGCGCGCTTGCTTTTCTTGACACGCCGCCGGGTAATTCATCTCCTTTGTCTCCGCCGGTTGTGATCTCCGGCGACGCGTCTGGATTTCCGTATACTTTGCAGGGAGGGCTTCGTTCGGCGATCCGTGTGGCTAGGGTTGTGAAGGAAGCGGTGGATCGGAACGAAACGGATGTTCGGTGGTTTGTGTTTGGGGACGATGATACGGTTTTCTTTGTGGAGAATGTTGTGAAGACGCTTTCGAAATATGATCATGATCGGTGGTTTTACATTGGGAGTAACTCGGAGAGCTATGATCAGAACACGATGTATTCGTTTGAGATGGCGTTTGGTGGAGGTGGTTTCGCTATTAGTCATTCGCTTGCGAAAGTTTTAGCTAGGGTTCTGGATTCTTGTTTGAGGAGGTATGGTTTTCTGTATGGGAGTGATGCTAGGATCTATTCATGTGTTGCTGAGCTTGGTGTTACCTTGACTCATGAACCTGGATTTCATCAG TTAGATATGCGGGGGAATTTGTTTGGGGTGCTGGCGGCACATCCATTATCTCCTCTGTGTTCCCTTCATCACTTGGATGCTGCGGAGCCTATCTTTCCCAACATGAACAGAACACAAGCTTTGGGACATCTTATTGCAGCTACAAATGTTGATCCCGCGAGAATTCTGCAGCAAACTGTCTGCTACGATCGATCGATATCTTTGACTTTCTCAGTTTCTTGGGGTTTCGCTATCCAAGTTTATCAAGGAAATGTACTTCTACCTGATCTCCTTGCAGTAAAAAAAACATTTGCTCCCTGGAGGAAGATTCATTACAATTTCATGCTTGACACTAAAGACTATCCTAGAGATCCTTGCAAAAGGCCTTCTATATTTTTCTTGAAAAGTGTTGCATCTGATAAAAGAGGCGTTTGGAGCAATTACACTAGACATGTAGAAAAGAAGTGCCCTAAATTAAATCCTAACCTGCCGGATAAGATCATAGTTTATTCAAGAAAGTTGGATCGTAGTATTGAAGAG ATGAAAGCTCCCCGTCGTCAGTGCTGCAACGTCTTGCCATCTTTAAATGAAACAATCAGTATTCGTATTAGACAGTGCGGAAACAATGAACTGATATCAATGGAATCATAG